A genomic segment from Lignipirellula cremea encodes:
- a CDS encoding trans-sulfuration enzyme family protein has translation MTANDRPQGFSTLAIHAGEARLKPLDSITDPVVFASTYTFTSTQDVIDFIEQKQPREEYGRYGNPNEKVVEAKLAALEGGESAILYSSGMAAIVGLFMTKLSAGDEVVFFDECYHRSREFCNKHLARFGVVTRQVKTGDYDAMEAVIGPHTKLLVSESPTNPHMSIVDLDRFAEIGRRHGVETLIDATLATPFNVRPLAHGIDYVLHSATKYLGGHNDLLAGVIIGDESKLESVRYLRGIMGAVNSPHNMYLLQRGLKTFALRMRQHNANGQAVAEFLDRHPKIERVYYAGLESHPYHDVAKRTMSGYGGLVTFLVKDADWKRTAKVVDSVKLPRIGPSLGGVESLIEQPLVMSYYQCTPEDREKFGIQDNMIRLACGVEETEDLIADLSQALDQI, from the coding sequence ATGACCGCGAACGATCGTCCCCAGGGATTTTCCACCCTTGCCATTCATGCCGGCGAAGCCCGGCTGAAACCGCTGGATTCTATTACGGATCCGGTTGTCTTCGCGTCGACCTATACGTTCACTTCGACGCAGGATGTCATCGACTTTATCGAACAGAAGCAGCCGCGCGAGGAATACGGCCGCTACGGCAACCCGAACGAAAAGGTCGTCGAAGCCAAGCTGGCCGCGCTGGAAGGCGGCGAGAGCGCCATTTTGTATTCCAGCGGGATGGCGGCCATCGTCGGCCTGTTCATGACGAAACTCAGCGCCGGCGATGAAGTCGTCTTCTTTGATGAGTGCTACCACCGCAGCCGCGAGTTCTGCAATAAGCACCTGGCCCGCTTTGGCGTGGTCACCCGCCAGGTGAAAACGGGCGACTACGACGCGATGGAAGCCGTGATCGGCCCCCACACCAAACTGCTGGTCAGCGAATCGCCGACCAATCCGCACATGAGCATCGTCGACCTGGATCGGTTTGCCGAGATCGGCCGCCGCCATGGGGTCGAAACGCTGATCGACGCCACGCTCGCCACGCCGTTTAACGTCCGGCCTCTCGCGCACGGGATCGACTACGTGCTGCACTCGGCCACCAAGTACCTGGGCGGGCACAACGACCTGCTGGCCGGCGTGATCATTGGCGATGAGAGCAAGCTGGAAAGCGTCCGTTATCTGCGCGGCATCATGGGCGCGGTCAACTCGCCCCATAACATGTACCTGCTGCAACGCGGTTTGAAAACGTTCGCCCTGCGGATGCGACAACACAACGCCAACGGCCAGGCGGTCGCCGAATTCCTCGATCGTCACCCCAAGATTGAACGGGTCTACTACGCGGGGCTGGAATCGCACCCGTATCATGACGTGGCCAAGCGTACCATGAGCGGATACGGCGGCCTGGTGACGTTCCTGGTGAAAGACGCCGACTGGAAACGGACGGCCAAAGTGGTCGACTCCGTCAAGCTGCCGCGCATCGGCCCCAGCCTGGGCGGCGTGGAATCGTTGATCGAACAGCCGCTGGTGATGAGCTATTACCAGTGCACGCCGGAAGATCGCGA